In the Salvia miltiorrhiza cultivar Shanhuang (shh) chromosome 8, IMPLAD_Smil_shh, whole genome shotgun sequence genome, GGTAATTCCCTGTatcttctcgaaagactgaagatggtaaagcaaaaggatcaccagaagttgtaaggatgacgtttcagtaaagacctcaagtcaacggaaaacaagtgtgaatggaacaagcttaggaacatgaagactgaagaagaagatcaagaagttcaaggcgcagccaagcagactgttggagtccatgggtttcccatgtatttagttttgttgtttttactctcttgtaagtcttgctctgtacctcgactgacgTCTCATCAGTCTTTCTTTTAAATGAAAAagacttcttttttatctcaacctgaagacaatgactctttgtccaggctctgattaatgtttttctgtcttctcctcgTTCTgtttttgaactgttgtgttctttctctaagtacaagtttttaggttctattgtcaAGGGGGAGTAGTATTCACCCTATTTTAggacttgtgctctgagttcagtctttttcttgccTAGAACTGTtatgtggttttggcatcatcaaaaagggggatattgttgggaacttaatggaatatcctaatccttgttttgatgataccaaaatccataggctttgtttgtaatagactagaaatgttcgaactcaagtgttagagttctttttctagtttagttactgttctgaagactgaaaactgaataacgaaggactgaagactgaagactgtagttgccgactgaagtatcagtcgaagaatcagtcttgaactgattacttaatgcgagccacatGGAATCAGCAgattgatactaaagtcaagtatcagttaaacattcttcctcggactgaacctccaacgttcaaaggaagtcacttactccagaagtacagccgcattaaatgcagagatctcaggatcgtcctttctttgcagaggtcattcctatttggtgactactttaccAATGACGTCGCATCTcttgctcttcaacatagccattctcaccaaacaaggaacctcgaagattgaagcctcagcccaagtttaAATTacctccaacggaagaaatcttgaagaccttctccgccaacggagctattcaagatctctcctataaatagcgctctaggatcacttcaatcttcaccgattcaacaacataagctgaagctctgccaaaattgcttctcagccaaaagctcaaattcccaaaagcttgaatcgaagaagagaataccaaagctaaaaatcagtcactgctgattacataaattctcttagaccttaggcaaaccttgattatccaaagcctaggtcaaactaactccaaagaacttgttctttgaagtttagttggcaagatttcaaacctcccttcgaccgataaaatcgagtgtttgagttgcaaaggagttcaggaaggtactctgactctgtgaGATCCTAGTatcagttcgtgctaggagtgagaaatccaacaaggtgtgttggtacctGAAGaatggatcttcagttgtttcgattgtgtgcacccgcaagcacacggttcggttttctgtgcacccgtaagcacgagcatcggtttgtagtgcacccgtaagcacttgcagagtgaagttgttggtctgatcaaccgatcgtggatgcaggaagtgttttccgaaccacgtaaaaatctctgtgttatttacagctttcagtcttaCTTTCCAACCGAtcgtgttatttacagcttacagctttcagtcttaCTTTccagtctctgtgttatttacagcatcggtttgtagtgcacccgtaagcacttgcagagtgaagttgttggtctgatcaaccgatcgtggatgtaggaagtgttttccaaaccacgtaaaaatctttgtgttatttacagctttcagtcttaCTTTCCAACTTGTGCCCTTAcctttcataaactgaaaactgattaattgcaaagagaaactaaagactaacaacgtgctcaacccaaaaggctattgcgaaacaaaagatttccgctgcgtatgttatcagtctgatctatcttctgatagtcagtgagatttataacatctctgtttatcaaactcgactgaagctttacgtgcatcagttaagttcttgtgacttaactgataactccttgcggaagagtttttcagtatcagtcgtcaaccctgttttgatcAAATCTCTTTTTCAATAAACaggtgtttgtgtttgtgtttaaagtttcgttttgatctctgtattgagatcctgcttttgaaaaatagcctataggtgtattccccccccccatacacctattcgagaccctcttgACCTATGGTGGCCTTCGGATGCCGTGAGCCACCACTCGTCGGATTTCCCTCCCAATTATTCCGTTTTGGCCCCTAATTCATCCGATTTGACCCCTGATTTTTCCGCTAAATCTTTCGATTTGGCATCGGATCTAGGGGTTTTCCTTGCTCAGAAAAACCGATGCCCATGATTCATAACAGAGAAGATCAGTACGTTGACCTAAATCAGAGGATTGAGTAAATGAGCGAGGTAAGGAAGGGGTTTCATACTTTCTGAGTCTCGCGGGACAAGGGCTGCGATAGATCGGAGGTCGGAGCGGAGGAGATGGACTCTGCTCGCACCTAAGCTCTCCTTCATCTTCAACCTCAGATGCACCGAGCTACGACTCCTGGGAGGCCGTCGTCAACGCCTCCGACATGGAGAACGGGAAGTACACAGGCAACGGATCATCGATGAAGCCAAGTGAATCTTCAGTATCGGGGATGAACTCGTCGCTTAGATACTCTTTCCAAGGGAAGGAACGCTTCATCACTGCGATTAAGGGCGGCAAGAGAGGCGGTAGAGGACGGCGCAATTTAGGGTTGGAGCCACAGGAGGGCTGCGCATATGAGAGAGAAATAGAGCATAGAGCGGCGAAGTGAATTGGGGGGGTTGGGTAGATTTAGGGTTTGTAATTTACTTTAAATAGTCAActttaaataatcaaatatctTTTCAATAAACATgtgtttttgtttgtgtttaaagttttattttgatctctgtattgagatcctgcttttgaaaaatagtctataggtgtattcccccccatacacctattcgagacccttcggacctaacaattggtatcagagcaggttgttcgcaagaacgattctgtttctgattaaagttctaattgaactagatcatttttcttaaaggtctcgaaaaacttttctctttcaaaaagtgcttgctacactttatcactagggGACCCACTCACatcacctttatcactttagtcaactatctttatcactttagtcaactacccttatatttcatccacatcacatttttcagctGTATTAGTCTCTGTGCCCACACCAAAGTGGGACATTAAATcgtggatgaagggagtatattatattaaacgacgattattaattttgttatattgatgatttagtgttattttttcaaaatgagattgactttaattatttgttttataatctataaatttaattattattttacgtatttaattattactccctccgtcccaaacgaaatgtgctatttcttttcggcacggagatttagaaatgtgtataaagtagataaagtgggttggtagaaattatttaaatattaagtatagagagagagtgtattgccaaaaaaaggaaacatgacattcgtttgggacggccaaaaagggaaaacaggacattttgtttgggacggagggaatattataCAATATTCATTaacatttaatattattatacacaattttaaattaaatactagtaatatttaaattaacattttTTGTATCAATTAATCTATCTCATAAATAATgacatttttacataattttaaatttttctaaaaataaaatatattatgacTCGTACATTGCAGGCGTACTAGTGTAAAAAGGAAATGAGAGTCGAATACACTAAACATGAGAAAATTAAATggttaaggtgcagatgcaCCCCTAAGGTAGAAGCCCCTAGAACGTATATCCCCCATACTTGACATTGGATCAAATAGCCCCCCGAAGTCCAAaaatttaagcaattaaaccCACGAGATTAACGACGCCTTCCGTCCATTAGTTTTGGGTATCTGGTTGAAGCGAGGAAGGTGTTCGACGAAATCTCTGAGAAAAATGTCGATTCGTCCGCCGCATCTCCGGCGAGGTTCGCCGCCGCCAAACGCTCTACCAGAGGCTTCCCACCAACGAGACTGCTCCCCAAGGACCTCTATCTCTCCTTGGTAATTTAATTCTCGAAAACTTGTTCATGTTGCGTTGGTGAATTTCCGCGTGGTGGATGATTTAGGTTTCCTCTCGCTTATAGCAATGGTGATGTCGTTGGGAAACAGGTCCCCCAGTATGAAGGCGTGAATCACCATCATCACTAGAAACGCCGCCACTATGAGCGTCGCCACAAAGCACAGGATCACCGCAAATCTCTTGGTTACTGCGTGCTCCACCGCGCTCGAGTGTCTGATGGTGGCGATTGCAACTCCGGTCATCAGAAACGTGTACGTCCACCACCCCAGCGAGAATCTGATCCCTCGAAAGAAATTCACACAAATCGCCTGCcacattaattatatatacatatatagatcaACATGAACTTGCATACTTGATGATGAACAAGTTTTTGAGAATTACATTTACCAAGGAGAGATAGAGGTCTTTGGGGAGCATCTCGTTGGTGGGAAGCCTCTGGTAGAGCGTTTGGCGGCGGTGGACCCCTGTGTATGCAATCATGTACTCCTTGGCTGGCCCTTTGTTCTTGTTCGTTTTGGTATGTTTTCTTGTTGCAGTTGATGGTAGCCTTGATGGGAACCTGTTGCTTTCCTTcgtttgtttattttcttgctGTTGATGGTTGTTCTAACCTGTAGTTCAAATATCGATGCTAATTGCGCTAGTAGTTTCTCTCaggcatttcgtcgaacacctTTTTTGCTTCAACTAAATACCCAGAACTAACGGACGGAAGACGCCGTTAATCCCGTGggtttaattgcttaaatttTTGGACTTCGGGGGCTATTTGATCCAATGTCGAGTATGGAGCGAGGGGTATACGCTCTATGACTCTCTACCTTAGGGATGTATCTGCACCttaatcccaaaaataaataCCATATATGCATGTGTGAGTcatcatatatattatatggtaACAATATTATGAATCCTCgaagattaaaaataaaaatactataaaacATCATAGTACTAGAATTGATACTCAAAACACGATCATATACATgtcattaattatattaataaagaaaatttgatgaaaaataaatgagCATTATataatggtggtggtggtgggagTATACCATATAGGTGGTGGATGAATCTTTTTGAAGCTTAGAAAGTCGCAGGGATAATTAACAAGGAGACCAAGTCTTGCTACgagtaattcataaaaaatgcCAAGATCGTGACCGCTATACATTTCATCCGGTAAGTTGAAGGTGTTATGTGTGTAGTAAATGGAATCCGGCTGCAACTCGGACGCTGGCAGCGCAAACGAGTGGTTGAATCCGACGAACATCACCAGACCATCCAAGCTCCCCTCCATGTAACGCGACGCTACTCCCTTGCCGATTTAATGCACATGAAATTCAACCGTTTTGTGAGGATACATGTCATTCCACAGCCCGTAGTCAAATGGTGTTTGTATTGGGATTATATATCTTTAGGAGAAATTTCTCATGCATGACTTCATCGGTTTATTTTATGGATTGTTTGTTTTCCTCTATACTGCTGAAATTGCCTGCTAATGATTATTCTGTTAATTTCCTTTTTTCTCAGGAGAGACAAGTGAAAGAGATTGTCTTAAAGGCAATGGGCCAGGCTATAAACAAAACTGTGGCTATTGCAGAAATCATTAAGGTTGCTATTCGATTTCCTCTGATACTCTATCTTTCTCCCTCTTACACAATGTGAAGGACTCAGTGCTTTCCTTTGGATATAGAGAAGAGTTCCTCGACTGCATCAGGACACTGCCATCAGCTCAGTCAGCATAACTGATACATTTGAACCCATTGAAGAGGGCCTTCAGATGTGAGTTTGAAGTTTTTTGCCCTTCGACTGCAGCTTTTTAGTCCTGACGCACATCTCATTGTAGAATCTGTCTCTTTTAATGATAAATTATATGCTTATctgcatataaattatatgcTTATCTGCATAGATATATTCTGCTACTGGAGTCTCTGATGCAGATATTTATGTCTACAGTGTGGAGCAGACTCGCCATGTGTCCATGATTTCAATTACCTTGTCGACTAAAGAGCTTAACCAGAACTCTCCTGGGTAATTtctgtttgattgtattttagACCCTCTATACCAATTAGGAGCGAGCGAAATAACAATTAATGTTACACACCCTTAGAAATAACCATTAGGAGCGAGCGAAAAAAATATGgatttttactaattttatcTTGGCGGTTAGACCGTGGTGCAGTCTCACAGCTAATATCTTTAGGATCagtccaatttttttaaaatccctttttattttataattgggATTAGTTAATTCTTTTGCTTTGAATTAAtattgggtttttttttttttttgaaatactaGCATCGAGTTGGAATAGAAGATCTCATTTGCTGAACCAATACTATTGTATTATTGTATAAGTTTTTTGTCCACATGAAATATTATGAATCACTAAAATCTTTGTACGTGTGATACTCCAATTTTCTGTAGCCATGAAATAACATGTTATGTTGCACAAATGTCGACCACATGCATCTAGAATTCGTGTTGGGTGAGAGAGATAAGCTTTCATGAGTAGCAAGGTCCGAACTGAATTCTCTTATATCCTTGATTTTGACAAAGAGTTAACGAGCGCGTCAGTGCCTGCAGCATCAACTCGAAGCTTCTCTGCATCAGTTTGTCGGTATAACTTGTTTGTCACATTCTACAACATCCATGCGCATTGTTTGCTTCACCTTTCACGTGAACAACCGGTAATGTTTCATCCACATACATCAGTTTCACAGTTGAGACCACAAAAAAATTGCGTGACAGCCTAAATATATCCGATAATATCCTCGAATCTGCTAGTGTATGCTCTTACATCATCACACACACTTCCAACTTAGAAACTTCCAAGCTTCCAGTATTTATCGCCTCCACTTCGCACAAACCAAACTAAGACATATCTCTCTCACAGATAAACTGCGTACAATGGCGATCAATGCCAAACCGCCTCATTTCGTCCTGCTCCCGTTCATGGCGCAAGGCCATCTGATTCCCGCGGTGGACTTGGCCAAGCTTCTGGCTAAGCGCGGAGTCACCGTCTCCATTCTCGTCACTCCAAAGAACGGCAGCAGAGTAAATAAAACGGTGGAGCGCGCAATCGCCTCCGGATTGAGCATCCGCATCTTCCACCTGAGGCTACCCTGCGCCGAGGCTGGCCTGCCCGAGGGCTGCGAACATTTCGACATGCTTCCGTCGATGCATTACGTCTTGAACTTCTTCAAGGCAACCGCCATGCTGCGGGAGCAGGTCTTGGCTTTGCTCCTCCAACTCAATCCTACTTGTTTGATAGCCGATATGTGCTTTCCATGGGCTACGGAAATGGCTCGCCAACTGGGAATCCCTCGCCTCGTGTTTCATGGAACCAGCTGCTTTTCTCTCGCGTGCATGAACCTGTTGTGGGACTCCAAGCTTCTAGAAGATGTAGCTACTGATACAGAGTATTTCGTTGTGCCGGATTTGCCTCATCGGATCGAGCTCACCAAAGTTCAGCTCAGGGGCTCCGTTGAAGATTTGTCGCCGGAATGGGCTGAGATACGGCACCAGCTCTTCAACTCCGAGGGCGGCGCGGCCGGAACGGTGGCCAACACTTTTCAAGAGCTGGAGACTGAATACGTCCGGAAATACGCTAATCTCCGAGGCAATAAGGTCTGGTGCATCGGACCAGTTTCGCTCTGCAACGTGGAGGATTCCGACAAGGAGGAGAGAGGCAACACGGCGGCGATTGGCGGACACGACTGCTTGAAATGGCTTGACTCGCACGCCCCCGGCTCTGTCATCTACGTCTGCCTAGGGAGCATATCGCGCGTGGCCGCCGCGCAGCTGATAGAGATGGGATTAGGCCTAGAAGCTTCCAACCGCCCCTTCGTTTGGGTGATCAGGCAAGCCTCCGACGAGTTTGTGTCGTGGCTGACGGAGGAGAAATTCGAGCAGCGGATCGGAGGGAGGGGGCTCTTGATCCGGGGGTGGGCGCCGCAGGTGCTGATCCTGTCCCACCCGTCGGTGGGAGGGTTTCTGACGCACTGCGGGTGGAACTCGACTCTTGAGGGCGTGAGCGCCGGCGTGCCGATGATCACGTGGCCCATGTTCGCGGAGCAGTTCTGCAACGAGAAGTTCATCGTGAACGTGATCAAAACCGGGGTGAGAGTAGGCGTGGAGATTCCGGTGGTGCTAGGGATTGTCGATGGTGCTGCGGTGCAGGTGAGGAGCGATGATGTGAAGATGGCGATTGATGAGTTGATGGAGGGAGGAGAGGAAGGGgcggagaggagagagagggcaCGGAAGCTCGGAGAGGCGGCCAAGAGGGCGGTGGAGGAAGGAGGCTCGTCGCAGCTAAACATGACGCAGCTTATACAAGATATGGTAGTGCTCAAGGCCAAGTATGTAGACAAATCTGCAGATGCTACAAAGATAGATGAGATTTCTTCCCTAATTTGTACTCCAGTGAAGTAGAAGAAATTCTGTCTTCCTACAGATTATGGAATTTGCTTGCTCATTCaaattcctttttttctttttctttttttaaatgcCTTATTATATGAAAGTAATTTGCTTTTTGCATGGTTGCCCGGTTATTTTTTCTATAGCGATAGTTCTTCTGATATCACTGTCATTTTCTCAGCtctagaaaaaagaaaaaaaccattgcaatataaaatattttgtgatgCTCGTTGGCCTATATGATAAGTCTCTCTAATACTTCGTTTGTCCTGCAAAAGTAAATTCTAGGAGGGAgatacacaaattttaataaaaattgttaaatatattatgaatagAAGAAATGTCTCACCTTAtaatgattattaattaattatattgtgagtggagagagagatcatataataaaatatgcaaATAAACTAATATATGAAGGGTAATCTATTGTGAGGTAGTGTCCATAAATAGaatatgactattttttatggatatccaaaaaaagaaaattaagacTAGACGGAAAAAGTATATGTAAGactcatttttttctttctttctttggAGAGCCATAAGTAAGATGCATTTGAACTTT is a window encoding:
- the LOC130997858 gene encoding UDP-glycosyltransferase 73C4-like codes for the protein MLLHHHTHFQLRNFQASSIYRLHFAQTKLRHISLTDKLRTMAINAKPPHFVLLPFMAQGHLIPAVDLAKLLAKRGVTVSILVTPKNGSRVNKTVERAIASGLSIRIFHLRLPCAEAGLPEGCEHFDMLPSMHYVLNFFKATAMLREQVLALLLQLNPTCLIADMCFPWATEMARQLGIPRLVFHGTSCFSLACMNLLWDSKLLEDVATDTEYFVVPDLPHRIELTKVQLRGSVEDLSPEWAEIRHQLFNSEGGAAGTVANTFQELETEYVRKYANLRGNKVWCIGPVSLCNVEDSDKEERGNTAAIGGHDCLKWLDSHAPGSVIYVCLGSISRVAAAQLIEMGLGLEASNRPFVWVIRQASDEFVSWLTEEKFEQRIGGRGLLIRGWAPQVLILSHPSVGGFLTHCGWNSTLEGVSAGVPMITWPMFAEQFCNEKFIVNVIKTGVRVGVEIPVVLGIVDGAAVQVRSDDVKMAIDELMEGGEEGAERRERARKLGEAAKRAVEEGGSSQLNMTQLIQDMVVLKAKYVDKSADATKIDEISSLICTPVK
- the LOC130997860 gene encoding uncharacterized protein LOC130997860, whose amino-acid sequence is MVFVLGLYIFRRNFSCMTSSVYFMDCLFSSILLKLPANDYSVNFLFSQERQVKEIVLKAMGQAINKTVAIAEIIKRRVPRLHQDTAISSVSITDTFEPIEEGLQIVEQTRHVSMISITLSTKELNQNSPG